A stretch of DNA from Syngnathus acus chromosome 1, fSynAcu1.2, whole genome shotgun sequence:
GAGCTGCTGGCTGGTACAAACGATTTGGTTGAGACATGGATGGTGGCGAGTGGAAACCGAGAGGGGTGGCAAATAGGCCGAAGAGAGAACTAGCACGAGGCTGGTCTGGTTCAGCGGTCGTTTTTATGGGATCTTGGCATTTGACGTTAGTAGACTTGGGAGAAGCTGTCAAGTTGCGGGTTATGGATGAAATTGTTGAATTCTGAGCGTCATGGATGCTTCTTGCAAAAAGGCTTTTAAATGGCGTTTGCAAGGTTTTATAAGGTGCAGACACGCTAAGGCAGTCAGTTTTACAATGTGTTGTAGTTCCACTAGAACAATGTACCTTTGGCGCCTCGGAAGTGAGAGTAGATTGTGTGTGACACTGCAGAGGAAGGTGATTGTTTTCTGAGAAGGGGCTGGCAAGTGCAGCGGGAACCGAAGCACTCTCTTTGAACTGTGTGGACCTCTGAGATGACGGACTAAGGGAATGGAAATCATGCACCTGACGGGACTTGGAGGGTGGTGAGTGTTTCTGAGGAGATATCAGGTGAGGGGGGCTTGAAAAAAGGCTTTGTAAGCCCCGCTTGGAGGACTTGAGCTGTTGAGCACTGTCTGTTGTTAGATGCTGGGTTTTGTCTCTTCTCGGACCCTGAAGAGGGCTCCTAGGTCTTGTGTGTTCTGCTCTCATGTTTTCTGGAGACTCCTCTGCTTCTGTGACTTTTGAAGTCGTAGTAGGCGCTGCCGTATCGTCACAATGACTGTCTTGAGCCACTTTGAGGGCTGttgtatttttcaaagtctctctcagcac
This window harbors:
- the LOC119128096 gene encoding uncharacterized protein LOC119128096 isoform X3, whose amino-acid sequence is MEYEMELAKKTEQSSVQSVTVDEPEVTQAPNLEEENKASDNIEQPFKFNFYNSATSNANNEETCQSEEVDDVTQEDGQPCEPACQSLSSNLSPEPPVLYSVEAVLGLQSSGVFKTHISPNPTIIPVLPTSPGCSDSENHCEVPYSVNVVLRASTSTDSSTWSGSPTNAAPTLQVVSYTPADERSSASPNNKASNLLGTQNKVLRETLKNTTALKVAQDSHCDDTAAPTTTSKVTEAEESPENMRAEHTRPRSPLQGPRRDKTQHLTTDSAQQLKSSKRGLQSLFSSPPHLISPQKHSPPSKSRQVHDFHSLSPSSQRSTQFKESASVPAALASPFSENNHLPLQCHTQSTLTSEAPKVHCSSGTTTHCKTDCLSVSAPYKTLQTPFKSLFARSIHDAQNSTISSITRNLTASPKSTNVKCQDPIKTTAEPDQPRASSLFGLFATPLGFHSPPSMSQPNRLYQPAALSSDTAQSDAPSIVGSSSPATSNSVLKTLFLSLSPYQQDRP